In Vanessa atalanta chromosome 9, ilVanAtal1.2, whole genome shotgun sequence, the genomic window GTACTTCAGGAGCAACATATCCTGGTGTACCACAAGCTGTTGCCATTATTCCTGAATCTTCAATCTTAGAGAGACCAAAATCACTTATCATAATTTTACTTTCCTCATCTGCACTATAATAAAGAAGATTTTCTGGCTTTAAATCTCTATGTACCACTCCCTGACAATGCATGTAATCCACAGCCTCTAATACTTGTCTAATAAGATTAGACGCGTCTTTTTCTGTATACGATCCTTTCTCAACAATTCGATCAAATAACTCACCTCCAGTTACTAATTCCATTACAAGATATACCTTGTTCTTATCTTCGTATGTCTCTAGCAGCTGGACGATATTAGGgtgagaaaacatttttttctcgcCACCCTCGGCTTTTGCGTTTTCGCTAAATCTTTTTAAGACCCTAATTTCATTTTCCAATGAATCTTCTTTACCTTTGAGggcttttttatcaataattttgcAAGCGAACAAATGTCCATTTTCTTTGCTCTCAATGAGACGTACTTCTGAAAACGCTCCCGTTCCGAGCAGATCCTTTACAACATATTTATCCTCGATGGATGGCTGCTTCTCAGCTTCTTTACTGTCTTTTTTTGACTTTCTACCAAAATCTTTTTTGCCAAAAAGAGGCATTCTGTAGGCCTTCACTTATTCACTAGAGATTCGACTTGCTCTACTCTAAAAAATATCTACGACTACGTAGCTAAAGGCTTTAATCTATATCGATaagacatataaatttaaatgttagacATAACACAAAGTCACAAACGCACACTACGGTGAATATAAAGCCAACGCTACACATTAGCACAACTATTCCTGGAAATAttgaagtatatataaaatactaacttaTATTTACAATCTTTCAACAGgcattataaatgttatatataaaatgcgtAAGATTTTGTACGTTTGCATACacggtaaataaaaacataaaaatatcgaactagatttataaagtaattgacACTAAGAGTTCTATAACGTACAATTTTAAATAGGattttcatttatcaaataacaaaacatatccACCAAATTAATTACGGCGATATCAATACTTTATTAACTCTCTACTGACTACTTCTCAACTCTCTTTATCAGCGCATTTATTGTCAATTATTTAGGATAAATCTGTATgagctataaaattaaaagttgatatgtatatatttaaatatataatatataattattgtgataGCCAAGCAATATCTACAACCTTAAAAAACCTTGGGCGTAATCCACATTCGCAATGTGAACAAAACAAACGCGAAATGTTATAATGCCCTTTCATGTAGAGTTTGTGGCCAAATTATGACATGTTTGTatcaaactaattttaatttatgaagtaattagtttgtatttaaaacaacagtcggttcaatttaaaaaaaaataagattttttccaTTACCCTGGCAACTCTACCCGCATTCTAGCGCAATAAAGCGCATGTATGTGTATTTCTGCAGCGCTGTTATGCACACTTTCAAATTTCTAGACCCACAATGTTGTATTCGCGCTTTATCTTCATTCCTTTTTTCTTGAATggcaatcaatttaaataaattttgaatttatgtattattttcgtGTTATGTGTATTTAGTAGTTATACCACTAAATAGCTCGCGTGGCGTCATCGTAAGTCGGAAAAACATGAAAACCAGTTTTTATACTatgaagttatttatattatttaaaaaataaaaatctcaagACTAACTGAATATATTATCTAAGCTAGAAAGTtacaatatatactaattagAATTATAGAGTCCTCCATACTCATcccgttaaaatataaaaacattaaatcttcttctatatgcatactagcgacccgccccggcttcgcacggtaatccctaagagatagacatataccaccgCGGACTTTTTtaaagaccgttttaaggtgcacaatactgaagtacattattttgatctatctcgtagggttcagccagcgtttacaatgtaagcgcaaaaaatgtataaatttacgacatcacattagaaacttttaaaattatcaatgttacttaactatattgtctatgtattatatacaaaaccttcctctcgaatcactctatctatttaaaatccacatcaaaatccgttgcgtagttttaaagatttaagcatacaaagggacatagggacagagaaagcgactttgttttatactatgttaagaagagcgaaataccactcactaattaatcacgaaatctcagaaactataagagatacaaacttaaaatttggtaggtaggttccttatagaaTGTTGACATCCGTTAAGGACGAATTTTACGAAATTCCACCCCTaaggggtaaaacggggtttgGATGTTTGTATGAAAGTTCCGTGTTTTGGCGGaagaaactttaaatttaaatcgtatgCTCTATAGCTGGTGTGAAGgtgtattaataatgtatttttagaaaTCAACCCCCTTTTGGGGTTAAAACAGGGGATGATAGTTTGTATGAAATTCCAATGTTATTGaagttaaagtaataataacaatccgaaaaataaagtgtcaattactCTTTCTTATTTGGGTTATCtgaatttggaagtaaaattaaagtgaaaataagtagttaagtgtaattaattgtgttgtattataaataaagatatattagtcatTAACTCCAAGtactactatttttaattaatatttgtaattatttaagtatttataattcatatgtaCCTAACCCAATATCTATCTACCTCATCTCATAATTAATCGAGTAATTAAATGCAAATCACATATAGCAAATGAATccaatttttatactttagatTACGAAAAATGGATTAAATTAGTGCAGTCTTAATTTGCAATGAGCACAACCGTGAATGTTTATGgggttttatgtttatttatttatttaattaattcgcgagtctccaacaaaagatacatactaaatatatattcttaaaattaaataataatataagggtTACAAGTTGTGTGCTTCTTCAATCATAGCTGTATATGTTCAGAGCTGTTCCCCATAATTTCCTAACTTTTTAGTCtttatcaaatacatatattcctGATTTAtcccaatttatttattatgacaataCACATATACTTATGTAATTCATAATCATACCAAGCAAATTATTAGGACATTTTTTCTTTCGCATCATTTATAACTTACCTATTTATCAAAATACTCAGTTTAGTTAGTTGGATGTTAACATTAGGTTGCTAGCTATATACCTAGCtacctgaaaaaaaatataaattctaaaaaaaatttaacgaaTCAAGCATGGCATGATGCATGATAACATATCGCAATACAATATTTTGCCCATACAATAACCGAACAAGATACGtacgtaaattttaaatacgtacGGTCATACACACCGGTCGAGTCACTCGGATGATTTTTTTGTCCtcgattactttttatatacatttcttgGAATTATTGTGAATTAGTaaatttttgacaataaaataatactatttaaaaatatgtaccgtatatatatatattttaaacctaCCATATAATACAGAAATAGCTTGCTATTCTCTAATAGCTGAGCGAACTAATACactatattagcattagcagcccgtaaatgtcccactgctgggataaaggcctcctctccctttgaggagaaggtttggagcatattccaccacgctgctccaatgcgggttggcggaatacacatgtggcagaatttcgttgaaattagacacatgcaggtttcctcacgatgttttccttcaccgccgagcacgagatgaattataaacacaaattaagtacatgaaatttcagtggtgcctgcctgggtttgaacccgaaatcatcggttaagatgcacgcgttctagccactgggccatctcggctcagctcggctatattatatatatatattattattattgaaccaTGGAATCATACtactattcattaaattataatatgcataATAACGATGCACGGTGGTGCctaatagatattaatttaatattacttataataaatagcaaGAAGATCTTTTAAGCTTCTCCTCAACGAAAGTatcttaacaattaaaatattccaattaGTAACAACGATTGACAATGGCAATGATACGAAGTGTAAATCTCATTACTATAAACCTTAAGAACTTGATAGATCTAAGTATTCACACATGAAGGCGCGCGACTCCACACTCGAGTATGGAAAAACGACTAATGTAAGaataaagacataaaaaaatatattagattaattatatttgttaatgcgtAATTGAAATTGCAGGCACATGCCTCTTGAGCGAATAGTTAAGCTTATAGATCATAAGTTAAATAGATAATTCTGGTTTATGAAATGTGTCTGGGATCAATATTGATTAATGAATAAACTTGGTACTAGTAAGCCTGTCTGGCTAGCTTAGGTTAGTGGTGAAAcctaaaaatttgaatatagtaGAGTTCTTATTTCTATAGGGACCTAACTAGTCACGGTCAACTTATATCCAAATTATAAATGACAGGAAATGCGACTGTTACCCCTGATTAGGTGACTTTTCGTAGAGGCTCTACGATAAAGGAGTGACGTAGATTAGATAATGCAATATAAGATAAGTACGTAGGATTTATCCTATGTATCATATATTGCATTAAGAATTGCCGCGAAAGCAACGAATTAGATACAAGCAAAGGAAAAACATTTCTGTATATAACGTTAGCGCTATATTAAAAGATTACTCAAAAAAAACTGTATACACGTCTACGTATACCATAGTATACCTAACAGTATCTATAGCTGATGCAGTATGTATATTAGAAaaactaaactatttaaattaggaaacataaaaacaatcatTGCGATGGATTTAATTTGTAAACCATTTTGATTCTTACTACATAAATcaagtacctatataatattgttgaaaaGTAATATTCTtggtaaaatcaaatttataattatgtcaaatGTAATGGTTTTGTTacgtatcttttttttaaattctagaaCATAAAACTAACATTAACTATTTCtatgattttcatatttatttaatcttaaacatTAACATCATATAACATTTAGGTATtagttatattgaaataatatttttttaatattcacaataattatattgtgtcTGCGTTCACTTTAAAGACATAAAAGGAATTTACTTACGAATGTTTGCAACCCCTAACATTTTTCACCCTCGCGAATTTACATTGTCTATGATTCCACCCTCTGACGTCACAGCTGAAATCGACCAATCCTATAAGCACAGTAGTCGACGGCCCTTATAAGCGGAATCACCACCGCGTatcattttataacattgtctttataatcttaatgttattattgtgtttctaTACGTGCcgtgtaaaaatgtatttaaatgtgattaatattgtgaaatgattattttttgttattcaatGTTCGTGAAacagtttattgttttatttctttagaaaataataagtgtTACAAATTACGTTAGGGGGCGGTACCGTGATGCCAGTTCGTAAGCAAGGTGAATATTACCAACGTAAAGTTTTAGTTAGATGTACTACGTTATTTTTGACAAAAGATTATGCAAGGGGTTGGAACGTAATGGATTTGTGCTATAACACCCCTATGTTGTTTTGCATCAACGGTGTTgccatattataatgttttgagcttctactaattatatatattactaaagtaAATCTTACATCTTTATATACATTAAGAACAGTGAAATACTGGCTACGTCCTGTACTTAAGAACCTTTCAACTATATTCATACACATTCACAActatcttaataaatttaacctcATGGAAAATTTCTCATTAACCAAATATTAATTAGTCAATTTAACAGACCAGCAAGTTTACCAGCTCATGAATATACCATTGCGACTAGTTGATAGTGTACTCACGATACTTATTAAGGTTAAGAATGATCTAAGATTTCCTTAAGAAAAACGGATGGTTGCCCAGCATgggatataaaatgaatataaaacgtatttattactTAGCTGCCTCAAAATCACCAGCCAAAAATTCCACCACTATATGTCGCAAATGAAAATATCCAGGCTATTAATACCTACGATagaatttaagatataaatggTTTTTCTTATGAaccagtaaataaaataagtaattaataatttaaatcgtttatgtttattatactgAATAAGATCAGTGATATAGGAATTTTAGGTAAGCTACTTGTCATAACATTTTCGTATGCATTTTACAATCACGGGTTTAAATAGAGTCATATACATATTTCACCGCATACTGTGATATTTGGCGACAGTTGGGTGAATCAATTATTCAATAAGTATACAggcattacaattatataatggGACGCTACGTGCGTTGACACAGGTCCTGTCTCTTGTCAAGAAAACAATGTCAAAGATGCAGTAAAAAAAACTGAACTGTACAAACTGCGCAAATATTCTAATtacaaattacatatttgtaatgtgtagtagtgcaaaaacatttttttaatatatttaaagacaaaaCATACCGTCAAATGTGGAAATTTTTAGCCAGAGAATCGGAAATGTGATTCCAATAGGAAAATACTGCTGTCACCGTTCCACGCGATCATTATTTGTACAGTAACcttgtttaatttacatttgtgtAGACTTATTTTTGTCCGTAGTGTCAatgattcatattaaatattgactgTGATTATTACGTATCGGTAGTATCATAACAACCTTCGCGATATTTGTGAAATATTCGATGCCACTGCATTAACGTAAAgggtatatattctataaaaactcAGTGGAGTTTTACCCTTTATTGTCTTTTAGTTTGTAATCCTctcaattataaatagtatagtaaAAGTGTATTTGTCTCTCTTACTTAgtcaacatacatacataattttatcttatcgataaaaagttaaaagcgatatatttaatatattactggtatgtgcaacaaaaaaaaatattattaaataatttcaaacaaaataatcgGTCCTATTATAACCCTATTGAATTGCGCCGTAGGCACTAGCTTTTGGTGTTCACTCCAGTGTTTGCTAATAattctttgtttattattattataaaaaatagttctatgtatgttaaatacacttataccattttttttttatataattgtcctTTAACAAACATAGCGACTTGATTATATTAACTGACTGATTAAATATGCCTTATCtaggtatatttaaatgaaataaaatatattaaattataaaacaatggtATTGGAATAACttcatatagtaatatttactgATTTCGTGATAACCTGAATAGTTGACCTGGCTGCTCCAAAGATTTATATCTCGTCAAGTTTTGAGTCAAGTTTGGCGTAGTCAGCATATTTACCTACGAcaacattatttgaaaaaaaaaacacgtcttACGTCACGTCCACattaacgattattttaaaacaattaaattaaacaacttaaaaaaaaccatgtTCGTACACTGGCCTCATTGGCTACGCCAAtcgaagtttaattattaacccgaattagttatttttgaaaaatacacAGTAATATTATAGTCTTTATTAACCTTAGCCCTTAAGGTAGTAAGCCCGTCTTTAGATTTACCAATATTtgtcattataatattcaaataaattaactacgTAGTTTGCATACAAACAGTTACatgtatataattgattaatgatagcttaaataaaagtagaaataactttaatttataagtctGATTGtactaatatcatatttattttatttattaaaaatctcttaTTATCTGTACCAGTACTATCGAATAATTTACACgttgtgtaatatttttctaaacttTAGGTCGAAGGTAGAAGGTACATATTCGTTTCAATCAATAATACTCAGACATTCATCGATATATTTATACGCTTCTCGTTTATAGTTTTAAAGCTCATAAACATTGttacataaacattttgttttttgtccttgaagaaaataacaatacaagaagatttttatttttttgtttttattttatgatacacaagtatataaaatattatatatacatataatacccgtattaaataacattatgatATAATCTTACTCAGACCGaataacatatttgtatatttattccaGAGGCCCACCGAGCATTAGAACTGCTGGAAGACTATCACAGCAAATTAATTAAGCCGCAGGACCGCCAGCTTCGTCTCGCGATCGAAAGAGTTATCAGAATTTTTAAATCACGCCTTTTTCAAGCTCTTCTTGGTAAGTgaataggtatattaaaatttaatagtccattttgtaatttgatttttcacaaaatatatattttttattgtcgtaacttaacttaaataaaatattatgcctAAAGTTACTTTAGGCATATCTCTTGGTCGTTGTTTGTAAAATGCAAATGATTATCTGGTATAAATTACttactttgaataaattaatttccaacGTTGGGAGTACTACGTactattgttacaaatataatccttaaataaaatatcaagtatCGTTAATGTGCCAGTTGTTTTAGCAGCGGATTGCACTagggaaatttaaattttttgaaacaattaatttatattatttatgaatataagtcaagaaaaaatatatataccctTATGTTTTCAAAGTGTCTGTCCTTTGATATCAATACAATCAAACGTTAAATAACCGAATCACGCTCCTAATGGCATGATATCAagcaacaatattaataaaccgAAATAGTGTTATAATCTTGAACTAAATAGTATTGTCGTGTTACTAGgctgctataaatatatattagcagGCGCGTGACCGCAACTCACGTCAATATCGGTCTTGAGACCGACCACGACACTGCCATTGTTTTCCGTAGTATATTTAGACAGTTGTAATGAGCACCACGAACGTTAATTATAGTATCCATCattaaatgattattgtttaatgtttttaattagtcaatattttgttatgttctcatttttttttcattttaaatacacaatCATTAGTGTCAAGTGTGTTACTACATCATCATCGCGCATATCTCATTCGTTTGGTGTTGACGCAGTAATTATGTAAACTGcatgaataaaaacatttggcAGACAAATTCTGCCGTCTGGAAAATTGTCTGCCTGATGCCTTGGGAAAGCTCTTTGATAGTGGATTCCGCTACCATTCAGGTTGAGTGAGAGTACACATGATAGAAATGTTCGTATTCGATCCCCAAAATTGGCATTTACCTGCATCTAAAAATGGCTGTTAAATCgatgaatttttttaaaaataaaatcgccagaaatatattttatccattTAAGATTCTGTTATGTTATTACGTAAGATAATAGTTGTAGATAAGTAGATATTATAGAGCTGTTGGCATAAGTTCgacgataataaaaaaaaaaaaaattgagctaATGGTACTGAAGttgtaatttatactaaaattaacgGTTACTATTCTTAATACTTACGaactattcattttttttaagtgctGATAGTGCGTACATCTCATCTCGTACTCGAAGATAAACGATGTAAGAAATTCTGCACCTGTCGACATTTTCTGATGCATAATGAATTAGGTTCCACATTCTCCATATCACGGAATGACCACATgtcacaaaagtttttttttttttttaaattataattaatttgaaatgctATTCAACATTTGTAacgataatgttgtcttagattttcgcgattattacacattgaaataaaactaatttttaacggatttaatcgcgtatattaattattttattttaacatcccgacgtttcgagcactttgcagtgttcgtggtcacgggcagtctgcccgtcgtcgggatgttaaaataaaataattaatatacgcgattaaatccgttaaaaactagttttatttcaatttgtaacGATGTTGAATGTTGACATcgatgttaatattattgtgttatattaaaattattttcaatactttttggaattaaatataaaactgctATCATTACGGTAAAGGTGCTCACCTTAGAAAAACCAACGAGAGACAGGTTGGATTTTGTTATTCTttcactaattttaataatgttttaattaagtagTTTCGAACCCTTGAGCACAATTATGAAAAAGTTTGAAGAccataatttcatttcaaataaggATAAAACTCTGTTATCTTATAAGTGTTTTTCAATAAACGTATAACAGAAAACtagttatcattttaattcaaaataaagtcAATTATCACATTTACTTAAGTTACAATCAATATTCTTAATGCAAAAGTTAGTTTATATGTACGTTGGCTTCTCAGAATCGACATCACACGTGGGGTAGTCGCGAGCGGCAGACAATATAATATGTGGAGTGGTCCTTCGTTAATAAACTCTTGAAgtagttgaatttaaaaaaaaatctcataacaggatattttttaaatttaaattatcgttaAATATTCACTAAATTATAAGATGTACCATACGCATtgagataataatataagtgtagTACAATAAGGTTGGCATATTGGATTAACCTTGTTAAGTTGCTTGTGCGCAACAAGACTTACACTTAGTTGCAgtcattcattttttatatctaaattacaTTATAGATACTCTTGTCTTATAGTAATTAACTAAATTTCATATCTATCTAGTGTTTTAGCTTCTAGGTCACATAAACATTATCAACATGGATTAATTATTCTATAGTCACGACCTTCTACTAGTGTTTTTGTTAAGTTAAATGAAttagaaacaataatattatattatgatcatCGATGCTACCATCATTAATCCACATGTTCCACGACTATGCAATAAGAGCCATAATGGCTCAATGGATAAAACATATAGAACCTAAACGACAGTCGCAATTTCAAATCCGGCAACTACAATTGtgtataaagatttttactaCCAATTCTCACACATTTATGTTCACAAAAACCCCGTCAAACGTCATCCTTTTTCGTCTAGCAACTTCGTAGGC contains:
- the LOC125066644 gene encoding calcium/calmodulin-dependent protein kinase type 1-like, which encodes MPLFGKKDFGRKSKKDSKEAEKQPSIEDKYVVKDLLGTGAFSEVRLIESKENGHLFACKIIDKKALKGKEDSLENEIRVLKRFSENAKAEGGEKKMFSHPNIVQLLETYEDKNKVYLVMELVTGGELFDRIVEKGSYTEKDASNLIRQVLEAVDYMHCQGVVHRDLKPENLLYYSADEESKIMISDFGLSKIEDSGIMATACGTPGYVAPEVLAQKPYGKAVDVWSIGVISYILLCGYPPFYDENDANLFAQILKGDFEFDSPYWDDISESAKDFIRHLMCVDVDKRYTCKQALAHPWISGNAASNKNIHGTVSEQLKKNFAKSRWKQAYHATTVIRQMQKMILSSSSSSSRNTNAQPKPQQ